Part of the Vulpes vulpes isolate BD-2025 chromosome 6, VulVul3, whole genome shotgun sequence genome, CAAAAGGAACAAGAATGGAAAAGCTAAGGGCAGGAGGAAAGTGGAGTGTGTGTAACATCTTGAAAAGCCAGTGGGAAGTTGGAAGAGGGAGTATCGAATGCTGTTGTAAGAGTCAGTGAAATCAGGActaaaaatgtttattggatTAAGCAATTTGGAGGAGCTCATTTGGTGGAATGGCCGGGCAACAATGTGGAGCATCAacagttatttttaagaagttgaatcacaaagggaaggaaaaggcagaTGGGTAGCTAGAGAAGAAGGAGTCAAATAAAGACCAAGTCTGTTCATATATAAGCATTAGTGGGCAGTGTAGAATAAACATTTGGTAGTAGTAAAGAGTTTATATCCCACAGCCTACTGCACATGACTTGAATTTTGCCATATTATGTACACTGCCACCTATACTGctagttccatttttttccctctttccccaagGAGCTCCTAGTCtctcatatatggtttttatccccCTCTTAATTCCCCCTAGTCTTTAGAATATAATTTCTCTACATTGTTTACATATGTCTATTTTGTCCTCTGTTTAGGGAGCCTGGAGGGGTTCTGTATTAGACTGTGTCCCCATAGGTAAACAGAGAAAGACTTTGTATGGTTTTACTCCTCAGTTTTTTTGCTAAGAGACTGCTCAAACTATTACTTGAATGATTCTTGTTTAGGGGCTAATATGTCACTTAAGGATCTTAACAGTTGACTATATAGAGCTTTTatggggcggcggggggcaggATATTTGAGCAGATTAAACCAAATGACAAGGTTTAAGATTTTTTTGCTATGATTATGGGATCAATTTTGCTTAATAAAAACCAGTGGATGAACTTTAATGAATGACTTCCTGGCCCAACCTTAGAATTTTTCAATTTAGGAGTTAGTTTGGTTTTCAAAGACAAAAAGTGTTCACTAAATTTTCTGATTATATCAAAGATGAATTCAGTCTTGTGATTGTCATAGTACTTTGTTTTGAAAAGTTCAGATCAACTGATAAGCTAGTGTTGTGGTGAGATCCATCCAGCATGTGCTCAGAGTAGATTTAAGACGAAGCGACTCTAGAATTTCTCTTAGAAACTAGCTTAAGCTTTCATGGGCAGATTGAATCTCCTTGGATTTACTATTTATAGATATGTGCCAACTTAATAATTTGACTATACAATTAGTAGTCCACTTCTGGAAGATGACTATGTAAACATAGTATTTATAAGTAAGTAGTTTCTGGTAAGTGTTGTATTTGCATAACCATCTGCTATATTTATGTAGCTATTGTTGGCTGCTTCACTTGGATTCTACAAATTACTCAGAATCCCAGGAGGTAAGATTTCTGAATTGTCTATTTTCACTTTGTGAAAGTCCAACCACAAAATTATTAATTTGTCCTTGAtgtatatagatttttatatttgctaTAGATCTGTACCTAAAATTTTATCAGATGGTTGACTTGGTTTGTTAtgtatttacatttctaatacattttttgaaagtttgggttttgtttttagaaattttaccctgtttatcttcaaataattatttatttgatagttttatatatatatctggaaaATAGCTACTGGACttttctgcaaaagaaaataataagttcCCTATTAGGTAATATCAGAATCCAGATGTGACTATGTGTGTAGGAATGTAGTAATAATTAGTTTGTTTGCTGAGTGCCTTATTTTTGCCTACCTCATTTAAACCTTGAAGCAACATTCAGAGGTAAGTATAAGTATCTTCGTTGTACAGATAAGGAACACTATATTAGTAGTTATCAAGCATCTTAAGTgtatctctctcctctcctttagCCTAGCTAAAGGTATTGAGGTACAGAGATGAGGCAAATTGCTTTTGACCTTCAGCAGATGACTTAACTTCATGATGGCTCAGTCATCATCTAGCCATTTACCTATCTGGGCATCCCATCTAATCTTTTCTATAGATGCACAGATGCCTAGGTTCCAACCCTATCGTGGAAATTCTGATttgttaattataatttttcGAAAAGTCCACAAATAATTCTTTTGTATATCCATGATCAAGACCATTGTCTTAGTAGTAAATGGTACTTGAATTAGAGTCCTGATTCCTCTAAACTTACCAGTTGAGTAACCTTGGCCAAGTTCTTTTGTCTTACTAAGATTCATCTATAAATTGAAGATATATTATTACCCACTTTAGAGGGTTgttgagaatgaatgaatgatttagaattattcttaaatattgtCTGCTATTAAGATATCATCATTATGTTATCCTTTGTCCAATCAAAGCACTCACTCTTATCATAATAATGTATACCAACTTGATATCCGGTAATCTAATCATAAAGATTAGATTTTACCCTCATAAAGAATGATGGCTAGTTTTCATTATTTACCTTCATTAGTGGAATTGTACTGGGGGACAGAGGAGTAGGCAGGAGATTGTTTTATCACACCAATCAGCCAGACTTCTCTCTTGTGTATTAGTTTGGCCCTGGTaggaaaagaagggggaaaaggtTACTGGGAAACTATTACCTTCCTAAGGAGTTTTTCTTACCCTTTTTCTCCCAACTTCTTCTCAAAGCTTAGCATCACTAGCATCATCAATCCCTTAGTCTCATAACTGCATCCTGATTTATCTAGGTACTTTTACCTACCCATACTTCCCCTCACCATTTTACCTCCATTAAATTTAATTCTGTCCTCCTTTTAGATTGGTTTGAGTTCAGTTGTGACTTATTTGATGACTTTGATCCCATGTCTCTACATTCCTAGGCTATTACTCAAGTAAAGGTCAACCTAAATTTTAACCAGCTGTCTCTCTGTGTTGTATGGGCCCATTTCAGACCAGAATTTTTAGCTTTTGATTATTGGGAAAGGATTAGATAGCTCAGCTTTCCAGCTTGTCCACATGGCTGTTCCTAGACCCTCTAATCTCCTTTACTATTTATACCTAACGGTcatagaatataataataatgatacatGTGATTACTGCTAAATTGATAGAACAGTAGATCACAATAGGTTGATTTTGTTATATATAACAAGCTttgttgtgtgtatatataattgcTTTGCACTTTGGCAGTTGAGGTTGTACTCCTTATTGTAATTTAATAACTAATGGCTTTTTCAAAGACTGAAAAACCTATGGAAGAGGTAGAATTTGAACTAGATTTTGCAAGATggatatacttttttctttaagtagggaGGGGGGCAAGGGTTTCCAGTTAAGGGGACTGATATGAGCAGACACAGGAATGAGTGTGCAAATTTGGATCATTGTGGGTAgatcatttttttactttttcagagAGTTCATATAGTAGGAACAAAACTGTAGGTAGTTgagaataaaactagaaaatctaaatattcaACCAAGATGCTTTGAATTAGTAGGCTTTTGGTATGTTGTGAATTCATTTGGCTTTTTCTTGATtaacatacacatataatttaGGTCTGAGAGAGAGATTCACCTGTTCATTGCATCCTAAAACACTTGTCTTGGTTCATGGAAACTGATAACCACTGCCAGTCTCCTTTCTACCTCAGGTGGTTGTTTCTGGTGGGGAAGTGTCATGTCAGCTACTTTTATCTTGATGCCTtagttccctctgcctgttgttcATTCTAAGCTGTGCCTGATCAACCTCTCTCCCAATTCTTTCTTGTTAATCTCTAGGTTCTAAGTCAGCAACACAATAAGTGTCTGCTTATAagagttgtgatttttttaaaagatttttatttatttgagagagaatgaaagagagcatgtgagcatgagtggtgggaggggtAAGGGAGGGAGAAGTCcgcttcccactgagtggggagccagatgacatggggttcaatcccaggatcatgagctgatgcttaaccgactgcccCTGAGTTGTGATTTCTTATTTAAAGCTTTCTTTATATCTCTTTCACTCTTAAAAAGGATGttggaaatgtattttatatataagatagttattaacttttctgtttctcttcctttgcaGACCTAGAATATCAAGACATAATGGGAGCATTTTTAGACAAACCAAAGATGGAAAAACATAATGCCCAGGGGCAGGGTAATGGGTTGCGATATGGGCTAAGCAGCATGCAAGGTTGGCGAGTTGAAATGGAGGATGCACATACGGCTGTGATCGGTTTGCCAAGTGGACTTGAAACCTGGTCATTCTTTGCTGTGTATGATGGGCATGCTGGTTCTCAGGTTGCCAAATACTGCTGTGAGCATTTGTTAGATCACATCACCAATAACCAGGATTTTAAAGGGTCTGCAGGAGCACCTTCTGTGGAAAATGTAAAGAATGGAATCAGAACAGGTTTTCTGGAGATTGATGAACACATGAGAGTTATGTCAGAGAAGAAACATGGTGCAGATAGAAGTGGGTCAACAGCTGTGGGTGTCTTAATTTCTCCTCAACATACTTATTTCATTAACTGTGGAGACTCGAGAGGTTTACTTTGTAGAAACAGGAAAGTTCACTTCTTCACACAAGATCACAAACCAAGTAATCCGCTGGAAAAAGAACGAATTCAGAATGCAGGTGGTTCTGTAATGATTCAGCGTGTGAATGGCTCTCTGGCTGTATCGAGGGCCCTTGGGGACTTTGATTACAAATGTGTCCATGGAAAAGGTCCTACAGAGCAGCTTGTCTCACCAGAGCCTGAAGTCCATGATATTGAAAGATCTGAAGAAGATGATCAGTTCATTATCCTTGcatgtgatggtatttgggaTGTTATGGGAAATGAAGAGCTCTGTGATTTTGTAAGATCCAGACTTGAAGTCACTGATGACCTTGAGAAAGTTTGCAATGAAGTAGTCGACACCTGTTTGTATAAGGTAGctagactttattttaaaagataaaaatgattttatgtcaTCTTAATTATTACTCTCGTATTTAATCATTTTAGAAACTAGTTCTCAGAAATGAGTTTTGGGCACAAAACTGTAGGATACTCTTTACCAATTATGAACATTTaggaaacatttttagaaattatccAATTACTAAATATGCAAGAGTTATAATCTGAATGGTCTTTTAGTAACCATGACTACCTCAGCTTTTTAATATTGTAGAAGATTATCAAAGGCAGAAAGAGTATATCATGGTGTGTGTCTTAAAAGGAAAGGCATGGGGGGGGGAGCATTAGGCCcctgtgtctaatgaataaaaagcattttagaattttaataatttatttttatcatgtgaTATTGCCTTACATTCATGGAAGTACTTTGAGACTATAGTCTAATGAATCTGTAGCACTAACAAAGAAAGTTTAGTGATTAATTGGCATGATATGATAAAAATAGCCTTGAACGCGGAGTCAGAAGAACTTGGTGTAAGACTGTGTATGACTTCAGGTAAGCTATTTCAGCTTTCTGGAAAATCAGTTTCTTTAACTGTAAAAAAGGTAAGAGATACTATCACCCTGTCTCATGGGGTTGTTGGGATGATCAAAGGGGATCATATCGTAGATGAGCCAGCTCAGCccctttattttacagaggaggaagctgagcaAGAGGGAGCCCACCTGAGTCAGGCCTTGAGTCAGGCTGACCTCTGTCACTTTTGTACTCCATAGTCTTGGACCAATTGTTCAGCCTCTCTCAGCTATTGAGTAGAGATCATAGTATCTAACTTATAGGACTGCTGAGGAATTAAATTTTTAGttagtaattttttctttttctttaacaaatgttGATTTTATAAAACTTCTGAGGCtacatatttgattttcttttaacatgTAGAGATAGAAAGCCATCTTTATGTTCTCTGTAGTTTTATAAGCATACTGCCAGCTCtacttaaaatcttaattaaaatctGATCATACTTAGAAATCAGATTTATGTAACATCCAACACAAATCAAGTTTATGTAATATCCAGcagatatgttaaaaaaaaacaacaaccacaacaaataGAGCAGCAACTTACTAGTGCACACTACTGATTTCTGAATTTGAGGAGACCCGAACAGTGATGCATATGTTCTTTGTCCCTTTTAGTATGCATAAAAGTAGTATCCATTTGTTGGTCTTAATTCTGGAACTCTTGAGAATTAAATAGTCACCGGCTAAATTAAATGCTATTTTCTTGAGAGAATTGTAACATTCAGACACTAGTAAATTAGGACTCATCTAACACTTTATCTCTTCTgcattctccattttaaaaattattcagtaCCTTATCATCTGCTgcattttatactgtttttatccaagattctttttaatattaaattccTTGGTTTACTTAAACTAATGGCATAAGGTCAGTTCTCCCATATTGAGGAATCAGATACTTAAGATGTAAAAGTTAACTCCAGTTCCcaagagagagaggaatattAGGGATGCTAACATTGATTCAGGTATTTTAATCATACCtaggtatctttaaaaataaatatatttcctaaaagttaatttttttaaattatgaagattttaaaaatgtttaaattatatatatagctttACTTCTAATTCCATGTTTCTATTTATTATGGAGCAAATTAAATATAAGTGTTTCAAGTATACATGTAAGTATAGGTCAAATCCTCTTGTAAGGAATGCCACTagaattttcagttttgttgaatgagtgtgtgtgtgtatgtttatttttattaggtaTCACTTCTAATTAAGTAGGCCACCAGTAAAATGTTCAGAAATCTTTTTGCTGTATAGCATTAGAAAAAATGATTGTTGTAGTGGAGGTTAACCTGTAGTGTTTCTCCTGTCTTTTGGAGTGTTAGTTATACCGTATACCATATGTAGTGTATGTGTACAGGGGTGTGCCTCTctacatatgcatattttttctccttgaaaaaaatatatatgtatgtatatatgttagaGCAAGTATAATTAAAATTGTCATGGCTGTAAAAGTTCTCAAGGCTTTAAAGAGCAAGACAAAAGCataatatttctcaaacttttttcttCCCAGGGAAGTCGAGACAACATGAGTGTGATATTGATCTGTTTTCCAAATGCCCCCAAAGTATCACCAGAAGCAGTGAAGAAGGAGGCAGAATTGGACAAGTACCTGGAAAGCAGAGTAGAAGGTGgatcatttaacaaaaaataagtagctttaattaaagaaaaacctCAACACAATCAAACTTTAATATTTTAGCTTTTAGATCTTTACATGCCTTTGACATCTAGTGTTTAGTGTACAAAAGTTGGGAAGGGCATTTCTGTAGTAACTGTTCAGATGCTTTTGATTGTCCTATTACAGTTATATTAGAAATAAGAACTAGTGTGACCCTGTACATTCTGTTCAGGatacttttgtttaaaaaggcTAAAAAGTGTTTGTATGCTTTGAAATTCTTGATGAATTCACTGGCATGAGTAATTTTATGCCAGGAAAGTCTGATATGTGGTTTATTTAATTATAAGCAGATtattgatgatggtgataatttGAATACCATCTTTCTGTGTAAAGCTATGTATACGGATTTAAGATCtttaggacctttttttttttttttttttaataacttgaaGATCACAGCCTGGTTATTAGAAACTTTCATATGCCACagcttttacaaatatattttaaactgtttCAAGTCTTCTTGCCTAAGCCATAAACTTCCTCACCAAGACAACATAGACCTGAGTAGAAGATATACTAGGTGTCTACTTGGCAGAAatataaatgctgaataaaagcaaaaataagttgGGAATTCCAGAAATATGTTTGTCTTAATTCTGCAAATTACTTTGAGACAATTAGAAAGATGTTTGTAACTCTCAAGTGTAAtgcctttaaatatttgaaaaaatataaatgacctTATATGCAGGTACTACTTATAATGCTAAGGTCTCCCCAGAGAATTCCATTTCACTACATATATGCAATAAGCATATAGATTTGCAGTTTCTTTAAGCAGAAAAACTTGACATGCCTATGATAGCGTTAAAATGCATTTGGGGCTCCTAATGTCATGAATTTGCACGTTAAAGATCTAATAGCATGTAAGCGTTGACCTACACACTATTATATTCCGCTGTGcctacattattaaaattaatatgcactttaattttgttttctccctttttacTGTTTGATATCAATTATAATCAGTCTGCTATTAGAATCATGATTGGTTTTGATTTTCAGTACTATCTAGAgctgctattttgtttttatcgCTTTCCCCCACTTGATAGTGATATATCTAGTATATGTATGTACTATTTAGTATTTCATTCTTTGGACATACTATTCAATGGGTTTGTTTTCTCACTATTACCTAAGGCTcttggaatttttatattttaaatgaatcattttgaaatgttatttatatatataatacagtaaaataaaatatttagaatgctACCAAGTTATATCACATTGGTTCAAACTGCTGGCTAGtggaaaaatgaaaccataagaATATGTATTGGGATAAATTGGTATTTGATTTATTGGCACTTTTAAGTAATTTGGGTGTACatgttttcttactgatttaaagAATAAGTACTTCCGTTTCATTTACTATGAAATAGGATCACGTTTTTAGAAATGAATTACAACGTTTCTCTATCGTGTGCACTCTTTTAAGTTTTTGGTGCAATTCTAAATAATTgctttatatacataattttatgttataatattaagtttttttattgctttttatcaAGGAAGAATTACCACCTGAACAGTTTACATCAATACTCAGTATTTTTGATATGTTGAAGTATTATACTTGTATCATTCAATTTGAGATTATTATGTTACAAATcaaatttcatattctttattgATGAATTATTCTTTATTGAGGTAGGTTTGATAAGACTGCAACTAGAGGATAAATACTACATTAATTAAAATTgctactatattttaaaacatagaatgTAACTATATTGCAAAAGTTGTTCTAAGTAAAAAGTACCGCATTCAGCTTCTAAAACAGgcactgaataatttttttttctttatttctttaaatacatgTCTTCAAAATTGCTGTGACCTACTaaacctcattttatttattttgcatactttGGCTTCTCTGTCCACACCATCAAAGGAAAGACTTTTCAGCGCTCCTATTACCTGTGCCCTTCTAAATACTTGACTCTCTCTAGGGTTGCGATAAAAAGACTCAGCTCATAATTTAAACTATATCACTTAAGTTTGTGGTCTTTCTAAGCCAATTTAAGATTGTTCttgtactttttaaatcttttctgcTGACTGCCCAAGCTTTAAAGTTGTTAATTTGGAGATGACTGCTAGGATCCCTCAGACTTGGTGTGGAGGGAAGTGGGGAAGAACAGAATGTGTTTATATGTTAGTATGAGAAACATAtcttctatacatatatatatattctttagtaAAAGCATTCAATCTTTTtacaattctatttaaaatgtatagtcCA contains:
- the PPM1A gene encoding protein phosphatase 1A isoform X1, which encodes MPHLEYQDIMGAFLDKPKMEKHNAQGQGNGLRYGLSSMQGWRVEMEDAHTAVIGLPSGLETWSFFAVYDGHAGSQVAKYCCEHLLDHITNNQDFKGSAGAPSVENVKNGIRTGFLEIDEHMRVMSEKKHGADRSGSTAVGVLISPQHTYFINCGDSRGLLCRNRKVHFFTQDHKPSNPLEKERIQNAGGSVMIQRVNGSLAVSRALGDFDYKCVHGKGPTEQLVSPEPEVHDIERSEEDDQFIILACDGIWDVMGNEELCDFVRSRLEVTDDLEKVCNEVVDTCLYKGSRDNMSVILICFPNAPKVSPEAVKKEAELDKYLESRVEEIIKKQGEGVPDLVHVMRTLASENIPSLPPGGELASKRNVIEAVYNRLNPYKNDDTDSTSTDDMW
- the PPM1A gene encoding protein phosphatase 1A isoform X2, which translates into the protein MPRACYQWRPRMDLEYQDIMGAFLDKPKMEKHNAQGQGNGLRYGLSSMQGWRVEMEDAHTAVIGLPSGLETWSFFAVYDGHAGSQVAKYCCEHLLDHITNNQDFKGSAGAPSVENVKNGIRTGFLEIDEHMRVMSEKKHGADRSGSTAVGVLISPQHTYFINCGDSRGLLCRNRKVHFFTQDHKPSNPLEKERIQNAGGSVMIQRVNGSLAVSRALGDFDYKCVHGKGPTEQLVSPEPEVHDIERSEEDDQFIILACDGIWDVMGNEELCDFVRSRLEVTDDLEKVCNEVVDTCLYKGSRDNMSVILICFPNAPKVSPEAVKKEAELDKYLESRVEEIIKKQGEGVPDLVHVMRTLASENIPSLPPGGELASKRNVIEAVYNRLNPYKNDDTDSTSTDDMW
- the PPM1A gene encoding protein phosphatase 1A isoform X3; this translates as MGAFLDKPKMEKHNAQGQGNGLRYGLSSMQGWRVEMEDAHTAVIGLPSGLETWSFFAVYDGHAGSQVAKYCCEHLLDHITNNQDFKGSAGAPSVENVKNGIRTGFLEIDEHMRVMSEKKHGADRSGSTAVGVLISPQHTYFINCGDSRGLLCRNRKVHFFTQDHKPSNPLEKERIQNAGGSVMIQRVNGSLAVSRALGDFDYKCVHGKGPTEQLVSPEPEVHDIERSEEDDQFIILACDGIWDVMGNEELCDFVRSRLEVTDDLEKVCNEVVDTCLYKGSRDNMSVILICFPNAPKVSPEAVKKEAELDKYLESRVEEIIKKQGEGVPDLVHVMRTLASENIPSLPPGGELASKRNVIEAVYNRLNPYKNDDTDSTSTDDMW